The Aedes aegypti strain LVP_AGWG chromosome 1, AaegL5.0 Primary Assembly, whole genome shotgun sequence sequence TTCAATTCCGGTCAATATTTCGTTTCGacatcctgttcaagattcatTCCATAATCCGGTTCAGAATTCGTTCCGAAATCTTGCTCAGAATtcgttttgaaaactttttaaaaattcgATTATTACTTTCAGTTTTGAAATTCTCTCCAGAGTTAATGATTCCCCTGAAAAGTATTCCAAGATACCACCGGAAAGTATTCTAAGATTTGTCCTGGAAGCTTTTTAAGATTCTTTAGAAAAAACTtcctgcgttttttttttttgaaagcctCCTAGGATTTCTCAGGATAGCTTGgcaggatttcttccaggaagaTTTGCAGGATTCTCCGGAGAGCATTACAATGTTCTTGGAAACAACCAGGATCTCTGCGGAAAGCCTTGCAGTATTACTACAGACAACCTTCCAGAATGTCTCTGCAAACACTTTCAGGATACCTCCAAACACATTGCAGGGTTTTTTCCGGAAAGCTTTGAAGGATGCCTCACGAAATcctttcagttttttttccgaACGCCTTTCAGGTTTCCTCCACAGTGCCTTAACTGTTTTCTCCGGAATTAGTTTCAAGTTTCACCCAGAAACTGTTTCTGGATTTCCCGGACAACCGTTTTAAGATATTTCCGGAAATCGTTTCAAGATACGGAAACATTTTCAGAATTTATTCGGAAGTCGGTTTAGGATTTCTACGGAAGCCGTTTTAGGATACCATTAAAAtgatggggacggacctggtgtaggggttaggacacacgcctctcacaccGAGAACCTGGGATCGAATGCCATcctcgagatagtcacttatgacataaCGTGcgagttatagtgacgacttccttcggaaaggAAGTAAAACTGTTGGTCCCGAGCTGAACTAGCCCAGGTGTGCTGCGATTACAGCTTTAGTATTCCTGCGGAAATCGTTTTAGAATACCATCGATAACCGCTTCAGGTTCCCACTAGAACCTGTTTCAGGATCCCTTCGAATACTGTTTCAGGATTCCTCTGAAATTAGTTTCAGGATTCCTCTGAAATTAGTTTCAGGATTCCTCTGGAAACCTTTCCAGAATTGTTGCGAAAACCATCTAAAGAATTCTTTGGATACCATTtcggaattcctctaaaaagcATTTCGGGATTTCACCGGAAACCAGTTCAGAATTCCTCCCGAAACTCTTTCTGGATTCTTCCGGAAACTGCTTTAGGATTTCTCTAGACACTGTTTCAGGATTCCTCCGGCAACCATTCCAGATTCCTCATGCCTTCTTggatttcttagaaaaattTCCCAAGATTACTCCAGGAACTGTTTACGGAAACCATTCCAGGATTTTCCCGGAAACCTTTGTCTCCGGAATCTGTTACAGCATTCTGGAAAAGTTCCAGTATTCCTTTGGATAGAAGGCTCTTCAGAGGgcctaacaattcaaaaaaccTTCAATATTCTCCCAAGATTCTAAAAAACgcggatataaaaaaaatgaaaggattctgatgatagTCCACAGATACCTCCTTTTTCAATCGAAACTTTATTTTAGctattttcatttttacaaaaaatcatttcctaCTAAACACTCTACCGAAAGACTCACGACACGTGAAGTACATTCCGAATTTCACCTAATCCCATTCTCATCTCCTCGCCTCCTTTTGTTCGTTGGTCCGTGCCCTCTGATCACATCTTCGCCAGCGAGTCCTTCAGCTCCATCATCCCTTCGATCTCCGCTTTCCGCTTGATGTTCTTCCGCCGGATCATCATCCGGGACATCCGCAGCGAGTAGCCCACGCCGTGGAACTTGGCCCAGGACATCCCCACGCCAAACTCTTCGTTGTTACCGCGCAGGTATTTTCCGTTGAGGTTGCTGAAAAGTTTGAACACGGTTTAGGTCTTGTCGTGGAAGGTGCTTGAAGGGTACATTACCTGGAGTGACAATTCCGGTACCACCACGCCCCGTGGTACTTGACGGAGCAGTTCTCCTCGTGTGTATCGTTGTCCTCATCGAAGGTGCTGAAGTAAGCTCCCAGAGTGTAGCTCATCGAGTCGCCAGCCGTCCCGTTGTATCCGTCGATCTTCGTGACCTTATAGAGCTCCGTCTCGCTAGCAATTTCAAAGTTCGCAAAGTTGGCATAGGTCACGTTGCCGTCAAAGTCCTCTAGCAGGATCATCAACTCGTGCGGAGCAGAATAGGTCAGCTGATGGACACGTTCCAATCCAAGCCAAAACTCTCCGCCATCCATCTTGCCGAACCCGAACCGGTATTCGTCCCAGTCGCGGTAGAAGTTCACCGTCCCATCGAACCGATACTGGAATACGGTCCATCCGCCACCCTCGTACTGCATGTCACAGAACACCCGAATCGCTTTGCTGAACTCTCCGTCCGGTTGGACGTCCCAAACTCCGCTACGGCTACCCTCCGGAAGCTGATCGCAGGCTTCTAGAATTGCCGGAGGCTTCTCCGTCGTAAGCAAACTCATTTGACTCTGCATTTGGTCCAACTGCATCAGATCTCCGTTTCCGTCGCAATTGGCCGTAgccttcatcatcatcatggcGTCATCGAAGTAGCCTCGCGTCGGAAGTCGCTGCTGAGCTATGGCAAGATCCCTAAAAATGCACGGATCATTGATCTTGAACCTTATCTATAATTTCAGAAACCACCTACCTCATCTCCTTGTGCAGCAGGGTCAAATTTTTGGCGATCACCCTCAGCTGATGTTCGGCAGTGTTGGCCGATCGTTCCGTTTCCGAGATGTGCCACGCCAAGTTATCGATCACGTGCACCAGGTTCTGCAGCAAACTCGACACCGTGTCCACCTTCTTCTGGATGTTCAACTCAAACCGCATCATCCGCATGTCCAGCTGTTCGATTTTCAGCGTAAAGTGCTCGATGTCAAACTCGTTGAACTCGCTGGCGTTGACCTCGATCAAGGACTGCCGGGAGAATCCCTGGGGGACCACCCCCTGGAGACAGAGGAACGCCCCGTACAGGACGACCACCAGGAGATGCTTCATCGGATTGCTCTACACTCTCTTGACACCTTAGTTCTTTGTCTACTTACTGGCCTCTCTGATAGATCATGTGCACTGATCGAGATGTGGAAAAACACTGACGCGGCCGCAAATCTTCCCTCGGGACGACCGCCATAACGGATGTGCGAGATCTCTCTTTCACCTGTGTGTGCCATTTCTCCAAATCCCGGGCGCCGATACTGACTGATTTTGACGCGATCGTGGTCGTGATCGCGAGGCGTTAAAGAGCTAGAATAATTGACGGAAAACATACTCTTGCTTTGCATACCACTCGTATAGGATTCATGAGCACACATATGGAAAACGCGATCGGGAAGACTTTCGGGACTATGAATGTGGGTTTCGGGGTCGATTTGCGGCTGATAATAGGGGATTCGAATGGGGCGATCGTAATTGATTTGTGTCCGATGATTGGATCGCGTTTTGACCGGGCGCAAATCAAATCAATTTGCGATAATCGGTACAGCTAGAATTCACAGCAAACGGTGCTGTATGGGAATTGAAGCGAAAAGGTGTGCTGGATTCGACAGATGTTCGCGATAAGTTATGTGTAGATTGAATAACGAGTTATCTAATTTGATTAGTGGGGCTCTTAGAAGGAGGCCATCATGAAGATTAAAATGTTCGAGACTGATAAATAAAATCTATTAGAAATTGCTTTAACTGATGATCACATTCTAATATTGTAACTATTTTCAGATCGTTTTTGTAATAACAGTTATTAATATTTTCAGATGTTTCTGCCCTGAACTCAATAACACCCTTGGTTACAGGACTTCAAACTAAAAATCCTAATAATCCATTCTGCAAATACACATAGAGATCCAGTTGAACTTATTGGATGatctataaatttaaaaatctgCGGGTGGGATCAGTCATTtacttatattttttgaaatgtcCTTTGACACTTATTCAGTTAGTTTGAATTTGAATAAAGAAATGCTCACATGAATAACAGAACATCCAAGAACTTCCTGGGATAAATATCTTGAAACCTCTTCAGTACATCAAATGTGTCAGTGGTTCTCAATAAATTCCCAGAGATTTCTAGCAGGTTTAAGAAATCTACAGGAGATTCCAAGAGTTCACAGGGATTctaagagattccatcagagcTTTCAGAGCTTTCCAGCGTTTCCCATACTTCATACTGTTCAAATACTGAAAAACACTAAAATgtacataacttttttgtttctcgatttcttgaaattttcaaatctctccaaaaaactcttctagtttatgtTCCGGAAAacttgggaatatggtccaAGTGGTTCCAGAGTTATTCCTGAGTGTCTTGGggtcagtagcgtagctaggggggtgcgacgggtgcggtccgcaccgggctcCGAGCTCCTAAGGGTCCCAAAATCGGAATGCGGATTTCTCATAGGATTAAAAGATCGACATAGCTTGTAGGAAACTGACAATTTGTAAGATCCCAAGAAGAAAATAAGTATGGCAAGCATAAGTTTTGGAGGAGACTTGGATAAGCGATGTACAGGGGCCCCCAGACTATCCCTAGGATTAAAATGAGCCGAGGGCCCCGCGTGACCCGTGACTCTGGCTTTCCATATTTCAGGGGCcttcacaaatatttgttttgtaagTTTTTTTCCTTTGTATTGTTCAATCGATTGCACGCATGAGAAAACTGAGCCTTCTAACAGCTAAAAGCGGTCCTGATGTAGATTTTTAAGTGGGCCCAGATATCTATTTCAAAGATGTTGATGATTCAGAatttatgttgaattcaaaaatattcatatttatataatactTCGTGAATTCTTATTTCTAATCAAATCTACCCAAGTATGTAAGCCTCCAAAAATCTGAAGCATTAATGAGTTTTTTGCTTGTACATATTTTCTTACTATCTGAACCATTCTCATTATCATTAGAAATGGTATAGAGACCTTCTCCATAGTATAAACGTGAGACCAGAGGTGTACGTTTTTGTTAGATTACAATGTATGAGATACATTCATAATCATGAATTTTGTAGAATGAGTaagctaaagatttttttttttcagaatgatGCATATATTATTCTTCTTTTAAGTCCGAGACCACTTAAAAGGCTCAAGACGAGGAAAAATATATATAGGGTACAAAcaaataatatataaaatagtaaattttacgatttttaattttatgtttttatttagaTCGAAATTTCCCAAGTATCCAATTGGCCGTAAGAATAGGCACCAAATCAGTACTATAGTTGATTTAAAAGCATAAATTTTATGGCAACACTGCAACTTAGTCACCGCCGTGGTTGTTTACATTTCGCAAAAGTAAAATCTGACCTGGGTTTTCGCTGCAGTTAAACGCGATTTCAGATGCTTTCCCGTGATTTTGCTCATGATAATGAATAATATGGTGATCAATTATCATAGTGAtaacatttttattgaatttatatgtgtaaaaatgctcaaaaaagAAGTTTAAAGAAAGTTGCCAACATGTGTTTAAGAAGATTGGAAGAAATGGCAGTTCAGTTCAGGCGTATACTTGAGTTTTGGCGAATAGTTTTATAGTATACGAGTAAACAGTTGCCGGTTTGCATTGCAACTAAGAGGAAAGAGTGACTAAAATTCAATTAATATGCCTCTATAATTTTGCTCCAATCAAACACCGGGCAGAGGGGGGAAGAGATCGCAGTAGGCTTTGCCGCGAACGGTCGTGTTTTATTTTGCTCCGCGTGCTTTTTTTTTCGTGCTCCCGTTTTTCGTGATTCCGCTGATATTGGTTAGCGCTACGCCAGCAGAATTTTAGTTTGAGAG is a genomic window containing:
- the LOC5578627 gene encoding angiopoietin-related protein 2; translated protein: MKHLLVVVLYGAFLCLQGVVPQGFSRQSLIEVNASEFNEFDIEHFTLKIEQLDMRMMRFELNIQKKVDTVSSLLQNLVHVIDNLAWHISETERSANTAEHQLRVIAKNLTLLHKEMRDLAIAQQRLPTRGYFDDAMMMMKATANCDGNGDLMQLDQMQSQMSLLTTEKPPAILEACDQLPEGSRSGVWDVQPDGEFSKAIRVFCDMQYEGGGWTVFQYRFDGTVNFYRDWDEYRFGFGKMDGGEFWLGLERVHQLTYSAPHELMILLEDFDGNVTYANFANFEIASETELYKVTKIDGYNGTAGDSMSYTLGAYFSTFDEDNDTHEENCSVKYHGAWWYRNCHSR